Within Bifidobacterium dentium JCM 1195 = DSM 20436, the genomic segment AGCGGCTACTTCACCAGCAGCCCCAACAAGCCGTGGAGCGGCAATCTGCGCAACTTCGTGAGCTCGCTGGTCAGGCAGGCGGATTTCCAGGCCGTGCTGGCGACTGCCACGGCATACACCGCCGGCACCGACAGCGACACCCTCACCATCAGTGGACTTGAAGAAGGCCTGTACGTGGTGGTCGACACCACCGTCAGCAACGCTGAGAACGTTGACCATACGCAGACTGATTCCATCCCGATGCTTGTGGGCACCAAGGTGAGCGGCAAGGACTTCGAAGGCCAGACGCTGGGCGTGGTCAACGTCAAGAACCAGACCACCTACATCGACAAGGTCATCGTCAAGAACAACAAAGAGTGGGTCGGCACGACCGAACGCGTCGGCGACACCGTGACCTTCAAGCTCACCAGCCGGGTTCCGCTGACCGTCGGCTACCTGAACACCGATGAGAAGCCGTACCGCTTCTCCATCGGCGATACCATGAGCAAGGGCCTGACCTTCCAGCAAGTCACCTCCGTAACCATCGGTAAAAAGACGCTGACCGAGGCCGATGACGGTGCCACCGCCACCGCCGACCAGTACCAGCTGACCACCACCGCCAACCAGAAGTATGATACGACCGACACCGAAAGAAAGGCGACCTCCCTGAAGTTCGACCTGTCCAACGCCGTGTATGCGGCTGGCCAGAACGCGGTTGACAGCAAAGTCGATGCCAAGGCCGAAGACACCATCACCGTCGTATACACCGCCATTCTGAACAAGGACGCGGTCCATGCCGTGAATGGTGCGAACCCGAACAAGGTCACCCTCGACTACACCCACAACCCGGACGACAACACCGAGCACCACGTGCCCGGCCCGGAAGTCAAGGTGTACACCTATGACTTCGGCTTCCTCAAGGTGAAGGCCGACGGCCAGACCAGCCTCGATGGCGCCAAGTTCGTCATCAAGCAGGGCGACCAGTACTTCAGGTTCAACACGACCACCGGTCTGTGGGAGAACGGCACCAAGGGCGCTGATCCGGTGGATGCCGACAAGTTCACCGGAACCGACGGCGTCTTCGAGTTCAAGGGTCTCGCCGAAGGTACCTACGACGTTGTGGAAACCGACGCTCCGGCCGGCTACCTGTCCACCACCAAGGCCAAGTTCCAGGTGGTCATCACCTCCACCAACAAGGACGAGGACGGTAACGTTCGGGGCACCGGACACGAGATCAAGTTCGTGAACGGCAATACCGGCTTCAACCTGCTGACCAACCTCAATGAGGACGGCACCGCCAAGGATGGTGGCGCGAAGGTGAAGAACCTGAAGTCCATCACCCAGCTGCCGCTCACCGGTGCCGCAGGCATCGCGATCTTCGGTGTGATGGCCGCCCTGGTCATCGGTGCCGGTCTCGCGGTCGGCATGAAGCGCCGCGGCATCGCCAGCCGTCTGGCATGATCGGGGCCTGAAACCCCCACGTCGATCATGACCGTAACGCCGCCCCACACGGCCCATCCAGGCCGGTGGGACGGCGTTCCCGATTCCCAAGGGCCGCGAATGGCGGCATGCGTCGGAAAGGAAACCCATGGCACAGCAGGAGCCGGTGCGACGGTACGACACGTTGTCGTTCGACGAGGCGTTGGACGTGTCGGACGTGATGCGCGAACGACGCACATTACGACGCATATCGCAGGTACTTGCCGTGCTCACGGTATTGCTGATCGGCGGCGGTCTGCTGCTCGGCGCGTACCCGTTGGCCCTGCAGTGGAAGTCAAGCCGTGAACTGGCTTCGCAAAGCGAGCAGGTGAGCGAAAAGGTCGACGGATGGCCCTTCCCCCAAGCGCGCGACCAACTGCGTGCCGCCACGGAATACAACGCCAAGCTGGCGGCCAGCGGTCAGCCGGTCCTGGGCGAGGCGGTCGATCCATTCGACATCGCCAACGGCAGCAGCCAGGCTTCCAGCCAATCCGACTCCAAGGCATCCAAGGACGCCGAATACCAAAGTCTTCTGGATACCGGCAACGGGGTCATGGGAGCGGTCGAGATCCCGAAGATAGACGTCGATCTGCCTATCTACCACGGTACGGGAGAAGACCAGCTCGCCATGGGCGTCGGGCATTTGTACGGCACCAGCCTTCCCGTGGGCGGGACGAGCACGCACACCGTCATCACCGGCCATCGCGGACTGGTCAGATCGCCCATGTTCACGCGGCTCGACGAGATGGTGAAGGGCGATTTCATCTACCTGAAGGTCATGGGCGAGACCTTGGCCTACCAAGTGGACGACATCAGCGTCATCAAACCGGATGACACGTCGAAGCTGCGCGTGGTCGACGGGCAGGATCGGATCACGCTGATGACGTGCACCCCGTATGGCGTGAACACGCACAGGCTGCTCGTGTCCGGGCACAGGGTGGACATTCCCGAACCGGCACCCGACCCGACCGACCTGCATGATTGGCGGACCATCGGCATCTGGTCATGCGCAGGCATACTCACGGTCGGCTGGCTGCTGGTCTGGCTGGTCGGTCGGTTGCGTCACGGCGTATGGCGGCGCATGCGTCATGCAACCCGTATCTATGTCCGCATCCAACGTTCCGGCCGGCAGGCGAGTGCGAAACATCGTTAAGGAGGCACGATGAGCAAGGATTTCACCAGAAAAGAAGTCGAATATCTACGGTCCGTTCCCGCAGTCAAAAAGGTCGCGAAGAACCGGATCACCTATGCGCGTGCATTCCAGTTGTACTGCATGGCCAGATATCTGCGGGGCGACGGGCCGACCGCGATTTTTCGCAGCGTAGGCCTCGACCCGGATGTCGTCGGGCGGAAACGCATCGAACGTTGCATCGCACGGTGGAAGCAGGATGAGCAGTTGATGGCGGAAGCACAGCAGATGAATCCCGATGCGGCACCCGACGTGCGTGACAGGATCATTCTGGTGCAATGCAGTCAAATCAAGGAACTGACGCAGCAACTGTCGGAATTGCAGAAGCGTCTCGCCGACCTCATCTACGAGGTGAATGCGCAGGATGCGGGAGCCCTGCCTACCGACGATTCCGATTCGCTCTGATAGACAAGCGGAAGGTGAGACCGCATGCAAAGATCATGCAGGTAACGTACCGAAACTTTTTTGGGAACGTTCACGGAAAATTTGGTGTCGTTGTTTCGGAAATCCCCTTAACGGGGTTTATGATGATTCTCGTCGGGCTGCAGCGACGATGGCTGTAGCCCCCGAACACAGTACCTTTGCTTAAAGGAGAGCACCTATGGTCTATCGCATGATTTTCAACCAGACCGCATACTTCGGCCGTGGCGCCATCAAGGAGATCCCGGGCGTCGCCAAGTCCCATGGCTTCACCAAGGCATTCATCGTCACCGATCCGGTACTGCTTGAAACCGGTACCGCCAAGAAGGTCACGGACGTGCTCGACGAGGCAGGCATGCCGTATGAGGTGTTC encodes:
- a CDS encoding isopeptide-forming domain-containing fimbrial protein encodes the protein MTFRKLLAGVAAAATLLSGMAFGAGSAMAGEVEPATITLNGETGAVKGHTYKAVRIGSYDHASFVEKDDGVTYVESLTVNTEAAVATGATTALNAAVAEGTTWNTGDYQDNPVGYVASESGYFTSSPNKPWSGNLRNFVSSLVRQADFQAVLATATAYTAGTDSDTLTISGLEEGLYVVVDTTVSNAENVDHTQTDSIPMLVGTKVSGKDFEGQTLGVVNVKNQTTYIDKVIVKNNKEWVGTTERVGDTVTFKLTSRVPLTVGYLNTDEKPYRFSIGDTMSKGLTFQQVTSVTIGKKTLTEADDGATATADQYQLTTTANQKYDTTDTERKATSLKFDLSNAVYAAGQNAVDSKVDAKAEDTITVVYTAILNKDAVHAVNGANPNKVTLDYTHNPDDNTEHHVPGPEVKVYTYDFGFLKVKADGQTSLDGAKFVIKQGDQYFRFNTTTGLWENGTKGADPVDADKFTGTDGVFEFKGLAEGTYDVVETDAPAGYLSTTKAKFQVVITSTNKDEDGNVRGTGHEIKFVNGNTGFNLLTNLNEDGTAKDGGAKVKNLKSITQLPLTGAAGIAIFGVMAALVIGAGLAVGMKRRGIASRLA
- a CDS encoding class C sortase, coding for MAQQEPVRRYDTLSFDEALDVSDVMRERRTLRRISQVLAVLTVLLIGGGLLLGAYPLALQWKSSRELASQSEQVSEKVDGWPFPQARDQLRAATEYNAKLAASGQPVLGEAVDPFDIANGSSQASSQSDSKASKDAEYQSLLDTGNGVMGAVEIPKIDVDLPIYHGTGEDQLAMGVGHLYGTSLPVGGTSTHTVITGHRGLVRSPMFTRLDEMVKGDFIYLKVMGETLAYQVDDISVIKPDDTSKLRVVDGQDRITLMTCTPYGVNTHRLLVSGHRVDIPEPAPDPTDLHDWRTIGIWSCAGILTVGWLLVWLVGRLRHGVWRRMRHATRIYVRIQRSGRQASAKHR
- a CDS encoding HTH domain-containing protein, encoding MSKDFTRKEVEYLRSVPAVKKVAKNRITYARAFQLYCMARYLRGDGPTAIFRSVGLDPDVVGRKRIERCIARWKQDEQLMAEAQQMNPDAAPDVRDRIILVQCSQIKELTQQLSELQKRLADLIYEVNAQDAGALPTDDSDSL